Within the Bacillus sp. FSL K6-3431 genome, the region TTTTATCTTGTCGATAGGGTTGGAGTTGCAATTCGGTAACTTTACGATGATCGGGAATGCGCCAAAACCTAAAACTGTAACAGATATGTTTCTTATCACTTTTGAATCCATAAACAACTTTTATAAAGCTAGGTATTCGGGTGATGAGACGTTGACGGAGATAAAGTACACAATTGTATTTGATTGCTTTTTAACATTAGGAGAAATGCTCGGCTTCACTTGGGAGCAAATCGAACAAGCGTACATCAGCAAAAATGAAATCAATCACGTTAGGCAATCGGAGGGATATTGATGACTGTCTGCAAACGATGTAACCGACCACTCAAAATAACGAAAAGCATCGATAACGGATATGGTCCTGTCTGCAAGAAAAAGCACGAGGAAGCCGAAGTAGAGTTTTTAAAACGGCAGATAACAATCGACGAAGCGTTGGATTATATGAAAAAGGTGAAAGCATGAGTAAAGCCTATAGCAGATCACATGCAAACCGTGGTGCAGGATTAGAGAGATTAGTAGACATGGTGAACACGCAATATCGAAATAAGGGTGTAGCAGACATCAGGAAGGTGCCTACGCCGGTACAGATCATGAAGCATCATGGGCGGACA harbors:
- a CDS encoding DUF6011 domain-containing protein; this translates as MTVCKRCNRPLKITKSIDNGYGPVCKKKHEEAEVEFLKRQITIDEALDYMKKVKA